From Draconibacterium halophilum, one genomic window encodes:
- a CDS encoding SoxR reducing system RseC family protein: MIRHKGYIKAIKATSLTVNIVSQSACSTCHAKGACTVSDYQDKEIEVSEYKGYYTVGDEVTILFKQSKGFTALTWGYVIPFFVVLGTLIIALEITGDELKSGLLSLFILVPYYITLYFFRHLLKKVLKFELEENAE; this comes from the coding sequence AGCGATAAAAGCCACCTCACTAACTGTGAATATTGTGAGTCAGTCGGCCTGTTCTACTTGCCACGCCAAGGGTGCATGCACTGTTTCCGATTATCAGGATAAAGAAATTGAGGTTTCCGAATACAAAGGCTACTACACAGTTGGCGACGAGGTCACCATTCTCTTTAAACAATCGAAAGGTTTTACAGCCCTAACCTGGGGTTATGTAATTCCGTTTTTTGTTGTTTTGGGCACTTTAATCATTGCGCTCGAGATTACCGGAGATGAACTAAAATCGGGACTTTTGTCATTATTTATACTTGTACCATACTATATAACATTATATTTTTTTAGGCATTTATTAAAAAAAGTATTGAAATTCGAACTCGAAGAAAACGCTGAATAA
- the rsxA gene encoding electron transport complex subunit RsxA, with the protein MNYLVIVIGAILVNNIVLMQFLGICPFLGVSKKVSTGIGMTGAVAFVMILATIVTYLIQNYVLEKFGLGFLQTIAFILVIASLVQMVEIILKKVSPPLYQALGIFLPLITTNCAILGVAILTVQNEFNLLEGVIFSTSHAIGFGLALIIFAGIREHLDLQDVPKGLKGTPIALIAAGILAMAFMGFSGLV; encoded by the coding sequence ATGAACTATTTAGTAATTGTAATAGGCGCCATACTTGTAAACAACATTGTTTTAATGCAGTTTTTGGGAATCTGCCCGTTTTTGGGAGTTTCCAAAAAAGTGTCGACTGGTATTGGAATGACCGGCGCTGTTGCTTTTGTAATGATTTTGGCAACGATTGTTACTTATCTGATTCAAAATTACGTGCTCGAAAAATTCGGATTAGGATTTTTACAAACCATAGCCTTTATTCTAGTCATCGCTTCGTTGGTGCAAATGGTGGAAATCATTTTGAAAAAAGTAAGTCCTCCGCTCTACCAGGCGCTTGGAATTTTCCTGCCATTGATTACAACAAACTGTGCAATTTTAGGTGTTGCTATCCTTACTGTACAAAACGAATTCAACCTGCTGGAAGGCGTAATATTTTCAACATCGCATGCTATTGGTTTCGGGTTGGCACTGATCATCTTTGCCGGAATTCGTGAACACCTCGATTTGCAAGATGTACCAAAAGGATTAAAAGGAACTCCAATTGCATTAATAGCAGCTGGTATTCTTGCAATGGCTTTTATGGGATTCTCTGGCTTAGTGTAA
- a CDS encoding RnfABCDGE type electron transport complex subunit D, which translates to MSKLLTVSPSPHVHSSESTQKIMLRVVYAMIPAMAWGIYMFGLDAVRVGLISILSCLAIEYLIQQYVMKVKPSLTDGSALITGILLAFNVPANLPWWIIIIGAIAAMGIGKLSFGGLGANIFNPALVGRVFLLISFPVQMTSWPATRSMSIDAVSAATPLAVIKEGIKNGIPVSQLQGLPDLSDIAIGFNNGSMGEISALLLILGGLYMLWKKVITWQTPVSIILTVLVVAGIFWMINPEMYVNPVYHIFTGGLMLGAIFMATDMVTSPMTGKGQWIYGIGIGLITISIRMFGAYPEGISFAILIMNAFVPLINMYVKPKRFGGQ; encoded by the coding sequence ATGAGTAAATTATTAACAGTTTCACCATCACCGCACGTTCACTCGAGCGAATCAACCCAGAAGATTATGCTTCGGGTGGTATATGCGATGATTCCGGCTATGGCCTGGGGTATTTATATGTTTGGCCTCGATGCCGTTCGGGTGGGGTTAATTTCAATCCTGTCGTGCCTGGCCATCGAATACCTCATTCAACAATATGTAATGAAAGTAAAACCCAGTCTAACCGACGGGTCAGCTTTAATTACAGGCATTCTCCTTGCATTTAACGTGCCCGCAAATCTCCCCTGGTGGATTATTATAATAGGTGCGATTGCAGCCATGGGTATCGGAAAACTTTCGTTCGGTGGTTTGGGAGCCAACATTTTTAATCCGGCCCTTGTTGGACGTGTATTCCTGTTGATTTCGTTCCCGGTGCAAATGACATCGTGGCCAGCCACAAGATCGATGAGTATTGATGCAGTTTCGGCAGCTACTCCGCTGGCAGTAATAAAAGAAGGTATTAAAAACGGCATCCCGGTTTCACAACTGCAAGGATTGCCTGATTTAAGCGATATAGCCATCGGATTTAATAATGGATCGATGGGTGAAATATCAGCACTGTTACTGATTCTCGGTGGACTTTACATGCTGTGGAAAAAAGTGATTACCTGGCAAACGCCGGTATCGATTATACTTACTGTTCTTGTTGTTGCAGGTATTTTCTGGATGATTAATCCTGAGATGTATGTCAACCCGGTTTACCACATTTTTACTGGTGGTTTAATGTTGGGAGCTATTTTTATGGCAACCGATATGGTTACCTCGCCAATGACCGGCAAAGGACAATGGATCTACGGTATTGGAATTGGATTGATCACCATCTCCATTCGTATGTTTGGCGCTTACCCCGAAGGTATTTCATTTGCAATTTTAATTATGAATGCCTTTGTACCCTTGATAAACATGTATGTTAAACCTAAACGATTTGGAGGACAGTAA
- a CDS encoding RnfABCDGE type electron transport complex subunit G — protein sequence MLNLNDLEDSKMAKRESSFTNMVLTLVLVTGIAAAALGFVYDFTKGPIEVAKLKAQTEAIKTVLPEFDELGETVVVSPGEGEDSLQFFPAYKNGELVGTAVKTYTKSGFSGFISIMTGIDKDGNFSGYSVLEHAETPGLGSKMDVWFNNPEKPNQYVIGKNPETTKFMVSKDGGDIDAITASTITSRAFLDALNRAYDSYNENNK from the coding sequence ATGTTAAACCTAAACGATTTGGAGGACAGTAAAATGGCAAAACGAGAATCGAGTTTTACGAACATGGTGTTAACACTGGTTTTGGTTACCGGTATTGCAGCAGCGGCTTTAGGTTTTGTATACGATTTCACAAAAGGTCCTATTGAGGTGGCGAAATTAAAAGCACAAACCGAAGCAATTAAAACGGTATTACCAGAATTTGACGAGCTGGGAGAAACAGTAGTGGTTAGTCCTGGTGAAGGAGAAGACTCCCTGCAATTTTTTCCCGCCTATAAAAATGGCGAGTTGGTTGGAACTGCCGTTAAGACCTACACTAAAAGTGGTTTTAGTGGATTTATTTCAATAATGACCGGAATTGACAAAGACGGGAACTTTTCAGGATACTCCGTTTTAGAACATGCAGAAACACCTGGTTTGGGATCAAAAATGGATGTTTGGTTTAACAACCCGGAAAAACCTAATCAGTACGTAATTGGTAAAAACCCGGAAACAACCAAATTTATGGTTTCGAAAGATGGTGGAGATATTGATGCTATAACAGCATCAACAATTACATCAAGAGCTTTTTTAGATGCGCTGAATCGTGCATACGATTCTTATAATGAAAACAACAAATAG
- the rsxC gene encoding electron transport complex subunit RsxC → MLKTFKIGGVHPPENKLSKDKKIEVLPLPKTVFIPVAQHIGAPSTPLVKRGDEVKAGQVIAQSSSFVSTNIHSSVSGKVKKVDFSADSSGYPKQGIFIDVDGDEWVEGIDRSEDLIKEISIDGPDIVKKIQEAGIVGLGGATFPTHVKLVPPKGMKAEVLLINGVECEPYLTSDHRLMLEKADEIMVGIQLLMKAMNVDKAVIGIENNKPDAIKLLNEKCKGYNGVSVQSLKVQYPQGGEKQLINAVTGKEVPSGSLPIAVGAVVSNVGTAFAVYEAIQKNKPLLERVVTVTGKGLEKPSNFMVRIGTATSELIEAAGGLPENTGKIISGGPMMGRAIASLDVPVTKGTSGILLIKEEESKRQEIEPCIRCSRCTSVCPMGLEPYLLMTLGEKQIFDRAENERIMDCIECGSCSYTCPSSRPLLDYIRLGKGKVGAMIRSRKK, encoded by the coding sequence ATGTTAAAAACGTTCAAAATAGGCGGAGTACATCCTCCCGAAAATAAACTATCGAAAGATAAAAAGATTGAGGTACTGCCACTTCCAAAAACGGTATTTATTCCGGTAGCGCAACACATTGGTGCTCCTTCTACCCCATTGGTAAAACGTGGCGACGAGGTAAAAGCAGGACAGGTAATTGCACAAAGCAGCAGTTTCGTTTCAACCAACATACACTCTTCGGTTTCAGGAAAAGTGAAAAAAGTTGACTTTTCGGCTGACAGCTCGGGCTATCCGAAACAAGGTATTTTTATCGATGTAGATGGCGACGAGTGGGTTGAAGGGATCGACCGCTCTGAAGATTTGATAAAAGAAATTTCAATTGACGGACCTGATATCGTTAAGAAGATTCAGGAAGCCGGAATAGTTGGTTTGGGTGGTGCAACCTTCCCTACCCACGTAAAACTGGTACCGCCAAAAGGGATGAAAGCCGAAGTGCTGTTAATTAACGGCGTGGAGTGCGAACCTTACCTTACTTCGGACCACCGTTTGATGTTGGAAAAAGCCGACGAAATTATGGTGGGTATCCAATTGCTGATGAAAGCCATGAACGTGGACAAAGCCGTTATCGGCATTGAAAACAACAAGCCCGATGCGATTAAGCTGCTGAATGAAAAATGCAAAGGATATAATGGAGTGAGCGTTCAGTCCCTTAAAGTTCAGTATCCACAAGGAGGCGAAAAACAATTGATCAATGCTGTTACAGGAAAAGAAGTTCCTTCGGGATCTTTACCGATTGCGGTTGGTGCTGTAGTAAGTAATGTTGGAACTGCCTTTGCGGTTTACGAGGCTATTCAGAAAAACAAGCCACTGCTTGAGCGCGTGGTAACCGTTACCGGAAAAGGCCTTGAAAAACCATCGAATTTTATGGTGCGCATTGGTACAGCTACATCAGAATTGATTGAAGCTGCCGGCGGTCTGCCAGAAAACACAGGGAAAATTATTAGTGGTGGCCCCATGATGGGACGAGCCATTGCATCGCTCGATGTTCCGGTTACTAAAGGTACTTCTGGAATCCTGCTGATTAAAGAAGAAGAAAGCAAACGTCAGGAAATTGAACCTTGTATTCGTTGTTCGCGATGTACATCAGTTTGCCCAATGGGACTGGAACCTTACCTGCTGATGACTTTGGGAGAAAAACAAATTTTCGATCGTGCAGAAAACGAACGTATTATGGATTGTATCGAATGCGGATCGTGCAGCTACACCTGCCCTTCCAGCCGTCCGCTGCTCGATTATATCCGTTTGGGAAAAGGAAAAGTTGGAGCGATGATTCGTTCACGAAAAAAATAG
- a CDS encoding RnfABCDGE type electron transport complex subunit E yields MNQWKNFSKGFIKENPVFVLLLGMCPTLGVTSSAINGLGMGLATTFVLLMSNIVVSLVKSAIPEKVRIPAFIVIIATFVTIVQLTMQAFLPALYKSLGLFIPLIVVNCIVLGRAEAFASKNKVLSSAIDGLGIGLGFSFALVLLGGIREILGSGKIFSITIYPENYVTLVFVLAPGAFIVLGYLIALINRLKKN; encoded by the coding sequence ATGAATCAGTGGAAAAACTTTTCAAAAGGCTTTATAAAAGAAAATCCGGTTTTTGTACTGCTGCTCGGGATGTGCCCAACGTTGGGTGTTACCTCGTCGGCAATTAACGGACTTGGTATGGGATTGGCCACTACCTTTGTTTTGCTCATGTCGAACATTGTGGTGTCGCTGGTAAAAAGTGCGATTCCTGAAAAAGTACGCATTCCGGCATTTATAGTTATCATAGCAACCTTTGTAACTATTGTACAATTAACAATGCAGGCGTTTTTGCCGGCCTTGTACAAAAGCCTAGGTTTATTCATCCCGTTAATTGTTGTAAACTGCATAGTTTTAGGACGTGCGGAAGCTTTCGCATCGAAAAACAAAGTACTCTCCTCGGCAATCGACGGCCTGGGAATTGGACTTGGCTTTAGTTTCGCCCTGGTTTTGCTGGGAGGTATCAGAGAAATTTTGGGAAGCGGTAAAATCTTTAGCATTACCATTTACCCCGAGAACTACGTAACGCTTGTATTTGTGCTGGCCCCGGGTGCATTTATTGTTTTAGGATACCTGATTGCACTAATTAATCGTTTAAAGAAAAATTAG
- a CDS encoding Fe-S cluster domain-containing protein produces the protein MSITVVYTIVTLAVIGAAAAVILYFVAQKFKVIEDPRIDDVDEALPGANCGGCGYAGCRAFAEALVNASELGDLYCPVGGNDTMNSVASILGLEAVKKDPRVAYIRCNGTCDNRPKTSSFDGATTCAIASSVYSGESDCQFGCLGYGDCYDSCDFDAIDLRSELGVPQIIDDKCVACGACVDACPKDLIELRKKMPKNRKVVVSCRNEDKGGVARKACKVACIGCSKCFKECPFDAITMENNLAYIDSDKCKLCRKCVAVCPTSAIIEENFPPRKVKPAEKKECEPAK, from the coding sequence ATGAGTATCACTGTTGTATATACAATTGTCACATTAGCCGTAATTGGCGCCGCAGCAGCGGTAATCCTTTACTTTGTGGCACAGAAATTCAAAGTTATTGAAGATCCTCGCATCGACGATGTTGATGAAGCATTGCCGGGAGCCAACTGCGGAGGTTGTGGATACGCGGGCTGCCGGGCTTTTGCCGAAGCCCTTGTAAACGCAAGCGAATTGGGCGATTTATACTGTCCGGTTGGCGGCAACGACACGATGAACAGCGTGGCATCTATCCTGGGGCTTGAAGCCGTTAAGAAAGATCCGCGTGTGGCTTACATCCGTTGTAACGGCACCTGCGATAACCGCCCAAAAACCAGTAGTTTCGATGGAGCAACTACCTGCGCTATTGCCTCATCGGTTTACAGTGGCGAAAGCGATTGCCAGTTTGGCTGTCTGGGTTATGGCGACTGCTACGACTCTTGTGATTTTGATGCTATCGACTTGCGTTCAGAGCTTGGTGTTCCACAAATTATCGACGATAAATGTGTAGCCTGCGGAGCCTGCGTTGATGCTTGTCCGAAAGACCTGATTGAGTTGCGTAAGAAGATGCCAAAAAACCGCAAAGTTGTGGTATCGTGCCGTAACGAGGATAAAGGAGGCGTAGCGCGTAAAGCTTGCAAAGTAGCCTGTATTGGTTGTAGCAAGTGTTTCAAAGAGTGTCCTTTCGATGCCATTACAATGGAAAACAATCTGGCCTACATTGATTCCGACAAGTGTAAACTGTGCCGTAAATGTGTGGCCGTGTGTCCAACAAGCGCCATTATCGAAGAAAACTTTCCTCCGCGGAAAGTAAAGCCAGCAGAAAAAAAAGAGTGTGAACCAGCAAAATAA